From a region of the Mycobacterium intracellulare ATCC 13950 genome:
- a CDS encoding GAP family protein produces the protein MAALILALAGLAFLDSLNVLNVGVVSAVIFDSRLGRRSPIPGALSFVAGVFAVTTTFGLCTVLGISFITEAFDFHITPAIRFRGELLLGIVLIGLAYFPLTAQSSAPGWAMAAMRKRPWLLGFLGLAVGSGQAPTAVPYLTGLAMLAALHPRPPLWPLVIITYCAIAVSPPLAILALSMRRTVRAARIQRGLVRALTRYGPMSVRLLFLVFGVGLIADALVNHSALW, from the coding sequence GTGGCAGCTCTGATTCTTGCCCTGGCGGGGCTGGCGTTTCTCGATTCGCTGAACGTCCTCAACGTGGGCGTCGTCTCGGCGGTCATCTTCGACAGCCGGCTCGGTCGCCGCTCCCCCATCCCGGGCGCCTTGAGCTTCGTCGCGGGCGTGTTCGCCGTGACGACCACCTTCGGCCTGTGCACGGTGCTGGGTATCAGCTTCATCACCGAGGCGTTCGATTTTCACATCACGCCGGCCATCCGGTTTCGTGGCGAATTGCTGTTGGGGATCGTGCTGATCGGCTTGGCATACTTCCCGCTGACCGCACAATCGTCGGCGCCCGGCTGGGCGATGGCGGCCATGCGCAAACGTCCGTGGCTGCTCGGATTCCTCGGGCTGGCGGTGGGAAGCGGACAAGCGCCGACCGCGGTGCCCTACCTCACGGGGCTGGCCATGCTGGCCGCGTTGCATCCCCGGCCCCCGCTCTGGCCGCTGGTCATCATCACCTACTGCGCAATCGCGGTGTCGCCGCCGCTGGCGATCCTTGCGCTGTCGATGAGACGAACGGTGCGGGCCGCGCGCATTCAGCGGGGACTGGTGCGCGCGCTCACCCGCTACGGCCCCATGTCGGTGCGGCTTCTGTTTCTCGTTTTCGGGGTCGGCCTCATCGCCGATGCGCTCGTCAATCACAGCGCCCTCTGGTGA
- a CDS encoding osmoprotectant NAGGN system M42 family peptidase: MGETAAMAEADRTWMIDTLLALLQTPSPSGRTDAVMQVIGDILDDFGVPFTLTRRGALTAELPGESATTDRALVVHSDTIGCMVRDLKDNGRLGLVPVGTFSARFAAGARVRIFIDDPDEFITGTVMPLKSSGHAFGDEIDTQPTDWDHVEVRIDRKVSSREDLLRLGLQIGDFVALITSPELTADGFIVSRHLDGKAGVAIALALAKNFSENKVVLPHRTTIMVTITEEVGHGASHGLPADVAELVSVDNAVCAPGQHSLEDGVTIPMADMHGPFDYHLTRKLCRLAQERGIPFARDIFRYYRSDAAAAIEAGANTRAALVGFGLDGSHGWERTHIDSLEAAYNLLHAWLQTPLTFAKWDAKPTGSLRDFPSSKQPAPSERWVPLSRGDYESPGEASPGTPWPPSEGPQA; the protein is encoded by the coding sequence GTGGGCGAGACCGCGGCCATGGCCGAGGCCGACCGCACGTGGATGATCGACACGCTGCTCGCACTGCTGCAGACCCCGAGTCCGTCGGGGCGCACGGATGCCGTGATGCAGGTGATCGGCGACATCCTCGACGACTTCGGCGTGCCGTTCACGCTGACGCGGCGCGGGGCGCTGACCGCGGAGCTCCCGGGGGAGTCGGCGACCACCGACCGGGCGCTGGTGGTTCATTCGGACACCATCGGCTGCATGGTCCGCGACCTCAAGGACAACGGCCGCCTGGGACTGGTCCCGGTCGGCACCTTCTCGGCCCGGTTCGCCGCGGGAGCCCGCGTGCGCATCTTCATCGACGACCCCGACGAGTTCATCACCGGCACGGTCATGCCGCTCAAGTCCAGCGGACATGCGTTCGGCGACGAGATCGACACCCAACCCACCGACTGGGACCACGTCGAGGTTCGGATCGACCGCAAGGTGTCCTCGCGCGAGGACCTGCTTCGCCTCGGCCTGCAAATCGGCGACTTCGTCGCGTTGATCACCAGCCCCGAGCTCACCGCCGACGGCTTCATCGTCTCCCGCCACCTGGACGGAAAGGCGGGCGTCGCGATCGCGCTCGCGCTGGCCAAGAACTTCTCCGAGAACAAGGTGGTGCTGCCGCACCGCACCACGATCATGGTCACCATCACCGAGGAGGTCGGCCACGGGGCCAGCCACGGGCTGCCCGCCGACGTCGCCGAATTGGTGTCGGTGGACAACGCGGTGTGCGCGCCCGGGCAGCACTCGCTCGAGGACGGCGTGACGATCCCGATGGCCGATATGCACGGGCCCTTCGACTACCACCTGACCCGCAAGCTCTGCCGCCTCGCCCAGGAGCGGGGAATCCCGTTCGCGCGCGACATCTTTCGCTACTACCGTTCCGACGCCGCCGCGGCGATCGAGGCGGGCGCGAACACCCGCGCCGCGCTCGTCGGCTTCGGTCTCGACGGCAGCCACGGCTGGGAGCGCACCCACATCGATTCGCTCGAAGCCGCCTACAACCTGCTGCATGCATGGCTGCAGACGCCGTTGACGTTCGCCAAGTGGGACGCCAAGCCGACGGGCAGTCTGCGCGACTTTCCGTCGTCGAAGCAGCCCGCGCCCAGCGAGCGGTGGGTGCCGCTGTCTCGCGGCGATTACGAAAGCCCGGGCGAGGCGTCGCCCGGCACGCCGTGGCCGCCGTCGGAGGGACCCCAGGCCTAA
- a CDS encoding HpcH/HpaI aldolase/citrate lyase family protein — MAPTLRPRRSALYLPGNKPRALEKAKSLPADVLIFDLEDAVGPDAKAESRATVCEAVSSDSYRPREVVVRINGLDTNWHSDDLAAVAGSAADGVLVPKVETGQQVRALADALDALGAPKSLQLWVMIETPRAFLRAEEVASASERLAGLVVGTNDLVNELHGLHVPGRAPVVPALGMALLGARAAGKIILDGVFNDITDEGGFRAEAQHGREMGFDGKTLIHPSQIAPANELFGPSQKELDDARKVVSAYEEARAAGTSVITVDGRMIESLHVRDAQRILALADLIAEMETAS; from the coding sequence ATGGCACCGACCCTGCGCCCGCGCCGCTCCGCCCTGTACTTGCCCGGCAACAAGCCCCGGGCGCTGGAGAAGGCCAAATCGCTGCCGGCGGATGTGCTGATATTCGACCTCGAAGACGCCGTGGGGCCCGACGCGAAGGCCGAATCGCGTGCGACGGTGTGCGAGGCCGTCTCGTCGGACAGCTACCGGCCCCGCGAGGTCGTGGTGCGCATCAACGGATTGGACACCAACTGGCACAGCGACGACTTGGCCGCGGTGGCCGGATCGGCCGCCGACGGGGTGCTGGTGCCGAAAGTCGAGACGGGCCAACAGGTTCGGGCGCTGGCCGACGCGCTCGACGCGCTGGGGGCACCGAAGTCGTTGCAGCTGTGGGTGATGATCGAAACGCCCCGGGCGTTTCTGAGGGCCGAGGAGGTCGCGTCGGCCAGCGAGCGCCTGGCCGGTTTGGTGGTCGGCACCAACGATCTCGTCAACGAGCTGCACGGCCTGCACGTCCCCGGGCGCGCGCCCGTCGTCCCCGCGCTGGGCATGGCCCTGCTGGGCGCGAGGGCGGCCGGAAAAATCATTCTGGATGGCGTGTTCAACGACATCACGGATGAGGGCGGATTCCGGGCCGAGGCGCAGCACGGCCGCGAAATGGGATTCGACGGCAAGACCCTGATCCATCCGTCACAGATCGCCCCGGCGAACGAGCTGTTCGGCCCATCGCAGAAGGAGCTCGACGACGCCCGCAAGGTCGTATCGGCCTACGAGGAGGCGCGGGCCGCGGGCACCAGCGTCATCACGGTCGATGGCCGCATGATCGAGAGCCTGCACGTGCGCGACGCCCAGCGGATTCTCGCCCTGGCCGATTTGATCGCGGAGATGGAAACCGCTTCCTAG
- a CDS encoding class I SAM-dependent methyltransferase → MSSIDSARSEGDSWDLASSVGATATMVAASRALASREPDPLLDDRFAEPLVRAVGHPFFVRMLDGQIPLDTDDSPMTLQQRREQMTVRTRFFDDFFRAATAAGARQAVILAAGLDARAYRLSWPAGTVVFEVDQPEVISFKTDTLAQIGAEPTAERRTVAIDLRDDWPTALRGSGFDADSPTAWIAEGLLPYLPPEAQDRLLDNITALSAPGSRLATENITDMSVFTDERARAMRNNWRQHGLDIDVAELVWLGERRPAAEHLSTTGWNVTRHPTEQVYADYGFAMPDNEILKRFRHAISYLSAELS, encoded by the coding sequence ATGTCATCGATCGATTCGGCACGAAGCGAGGGCGATAGCTGGGACCTGGCCTCCAGCGTGGGGGCGACCGCGACGATGGTGGCGGCCTCCCGGGCGTTGGCGTCTCGCGAGCCGGACCCGCTGCTCGACGACAGGTTCGCCGAGCCGCTGGTGCGGGCGGTCGGACATCCCTTCTTCGTCCGGATGCTGGACGGCCAGATCCCGCTCGACACCGACGACTCGCCGATGACACTGCAGCAGCGGCGCGAGCAGATGACGGTGCGGACCAGGTTCTTCGACGATTTCTTCCGCGCCGCGACGGCGGCCGGCGCACGCCAGGCCGTCATTTTGGCCGCCGGGCTCGACGCCCGGGCCTACCGGTTGTCGTGGCCTGCGGGCACCGTGGTTTTCGAGGTCGACCAGCCCGAGGTCATCTCGTTCAAGACCGACACGCTCGCCCAGATCGGCGCGGAACCGACCGCCGAGCGCCGCACCGTCGCCATCGATCTGCGCGATGATTGGCCAACCGCCTTGCGCGGCAGCGGTTTCGACGCCGACTCTCCAACCGCCTGGATCGCCGAGGGCCTACTGCCCTACCTACCGCCGGAAGCCCAAGACAGGTTGCTGGACAACATCACCGCGCTCAGCGCCCCGGGTAGCCGGCTGGCCACCGAGAACATCACCGACATGAGCGTGTTCACCGACGAGCGGGCCCGGGCGATGCGCAACAACTGGCGCCAGCACGGCCTCGACATCGACGTCGCCGAACTCGTCTGGCTCGGGGAGCGCCGTCCGGCCGCCGAGCACCTGTCCACGACCGGCTGGAACGTCACGCGCCACCCCACCGAACAGGTGTATGCCGACTACGGTTTCGCGATGCCCGACAACGAAATCCTCAAGCGATTCCGTCACGCCATCAGTTACCTCAGCGCCGAGCTGAGCTGA
- the zwf gene encoding glucose-6-phosphate dehydrogenase encodes MATAKPQTISYPAPDARPRRHHPDPLDPHVIVLFGATGDLAKRKLIPGLAYLDQSELAPNIQIVATSLEDLTDDEFRELAKNAIDSFGTHKLTPDQWANFARIMTYVPQGAGPEALATAVADAEANLGPNARRLHYLSVPPKAARAVITMLRDAKLVDRSRVVMEKPFGTDLASAVALNDFVHETFEESQIFRIDHFLGKEAAQNILAFRFANGLFEPIWNRNFIDHIQIDIPEALGLDQRASFYEETGAYKDMVVTHLFQVMAFVVMEPPTALEPFAISEEKNKVFRSMLPVKPSNVVRGQYQGYRDEAGVARDSDTETFIALRVGIDNWRWAGVPIYLRTGKKMAEGIRIISIAFKEAPRTMFPPGSGVGTQGPDHLTFDLADNSKVSLSFYGKRPGPGMKLDKLSMQFSSQEIETVVDVLEAYERLILDAMRGDHTLFNTAEGIESLWERSEELLTDPPAVKLYQPGTWGPNAIHQLIAPNAWRLPFEREWRHARP; translated from the coding sequence GTGGCCACCGCAAAACCTCAGACCATCTCGTACCCCGCGCCCGACGCACGCCCGCGTCGCCACCACCCCGATCCGTTGGACCCCCACGTCATCGTCCTGTTCGGCGCGACGGGGGATCTGGCCAAGCGAAAGCTCATCCCCGGCCTGGCCTACTTGGACCAGTCCGAGCTGGCGCCCAACATTCAGATCGTCGCCACCTCACTGGAAGACTTGACCGACGACGAATTTCGCGAGCTCGCCAAGAACGCGATCGATTCATTCGGGACACACAAGCTCACACCCGACCAATGGGCGAACTTCGCGAGGATCATGACCTACGTCCCGCAGGGCGCCGGACCCGAAGCGCTGGCCACCGCCGTGGCGGACGCCGAAGCCAACCTGGGCCCCAACGCCCGGCGGCTGCATTACCTGTCGGTGCCGCCCAAGGCGGCGCGCGCGGTGATCACCATGCTGCGCGACGCGAAATTGGTCGACCGCTCACGGGTCGTGATGGAGAAACCATTCGGCACCGATCTGGCCAGCGCGGTGGCGCTCAACGACTTCGTGCACGAAACCTTCGAGGAATCCCAGATTTTCCGCATCGACCACTTCTTGGGCAAAGAGGCCGCCCAGAACATCTTGGCGTTCCGCTTCGCCAACGGGCTGTTCGAACCGATCTGGAACCGCAACTTCATCGACCACATCCAAATCGATATCCCCGAGGCACTGGGCCTGGATCAACGAGCGAGCTTCTATGAAGAGACCGGCGCATACAAGGACATGGTGGTCACCCACTTGTTCCAGGTGATGGCGTTCGTGGTGATGGAGCCGCCGACCGCGCTCGAACCCTTTGCCATCAGCGAAGAGAAGAACAAGGTCTTCCGGTCGATGCTGCCGGTCAAGCCCTCGAATGTGGTGCGCGGCCAGTACCAGGGATACCGCGACGAAGCCGGGGTGGCAAGGGATTCCGACACCGAGACGTTCATCGCCCTCCGGGTCGGCATCGACAACTGGAGGTGGGCCGGGGTGCCCATCTACCTGCGGACCGGCAAGAAGATGGCCGAGGGCATCCGCATCATCTCCATCGCGTTCAAGGAGGCCCCGCGCACGATGTTCCCACCCGGATCCGGGGTGGGAACCCAGGGTCCCGATCACCTCACGTTCGACCTCGCCGACAACTCGAAGGTGTCTTTGTCGTTCTATGGCAAGCGGCCCGGCCCCGGCATGAAGCTGGACAAGCTGTCCATGCAATTCTCCTCGCAGGAGATCGAGACGGTCGTCGATGTGCTGGAGGCCTACGAACGGCTCATCCTCGACGCGATGCGGGGCGACCACACCCTGTTCAATACCGCGGAAGGCATCGAATCCTTATGGGAGCGTTCGGAAGAGCTCCTCACCGATCCACCTGCGGTCAAGCTGTACCAGCCGGGAACCTGGGGGCCCAACGCCATTCACCAGTTGATCGCGCCGAACGCCTGGCGGTTGCCGTTCGAGCGGGAGTGGCGCCACGCCAGGCCCTGA
- a CDS encoding DUF1444 domain-containing protein encodes MDMASDQSSTPPLDWGEAQPLLRPVLRPQSYANQLVNNGAQPWVRPVFPHINEMVVVDLPTVRAMVTPAETGAWGITGDQAFAVARENLTARQQVFTPGEKYLLKDADGASYVDSMILATGWLGSLAVAGGPRPLVFFPGDGSLVLGTDAPDQVAELFEVAEQLYLEAEQPVSPQGYTIAGAIIVPFDQAGPHPLRGYGLAARSLLAAREYQHQTDYLRQHYERELFPQYVGEAQVIDTPWGRRTTTVWGQGPAWELPHTDYVTFLVGDPSNVSDKFTVPFATVVDVVGILPVAGITPARYRANEWPAPETLATLKAHAIDLPSG; translated from the coding sequence GTGGACATGGCAAGCGACCAATCGTCGACACCGCCGCTGGATTGGGGCGAAGCCCAACCCCTGCTGAGGCCGGTGCTGCGGCCGCAAAGCTACGCCAATCAGCTGGTCAACAACGGGGCACAGCCCTGGGTCCGTCCGGTGTTCCCGCACATCAACGAGATGGTCGTCGTGGACCTTCCCACGGTTCGGGCCATGGTGACGCCGGCCGAAACCGGCGCCTGGGGCATTACCGGCGACCAGGCGTTCGCGGTGGCCCGGGAGAATCTGACCGCGCGTCAGCAGGTCTTCACACCGGGCGAGAAGTATCTGTTGAAGGACGCCGACGGTGCCAGCTATGTCGACTCGATGATTCTGGCCACCGGGTGGCTGGGTTCGCTGGCGGTAGCGGGCGGCCCACGACCGCTGGTGTTCTTCCCCGGGGACGGGTCGCTGGTGCTGGGCACCGACGCCCCCGACCAGGTGGCCGAACTCTTCGAGGTCGCCGAGCAGCTGTACCTCGAGGCCGAACAACCCGTCTCGCCGCAGGGCTACACCATTGCGGGCGCCATCATCGTGCCGTTCGATCAGGCCGGCCCGCACCCGCTGCGCGGGTACGGCCTGGCGGCTCGAAGCCTCTTGGCCGCAAGGGAATACCAACACCAGACCGACTACCTGCGGCAGCATTACGAGCGCGAACTGTTCCCGCAATACGTCGGCGAGGCCCAGGTGATCGACACGCCGTGGGGGCGGCGCACCACGACGGTGTGGGGGCAGGGCCCGGCCTGGGAGCTGCCCCACACCGATTACGTGACGTTCCTCGTCGGCGACCCGTCGAACGTGTCGGACAAGTTCACCGTGCCGTTCGCCACGGTCGTCGACGTGGTGGGCATCCTGCCCGTCGCGGGGATCACCCCGGCGCGATACCGAGCCAACGAGTGGCCGGCACCGGAAACGCTGGCGACGCTGAAGGCTCACGCCATAGATCTGCCGAGCGGATGA
- a CDS encoding FAD-dependent monooxygenase encodes MLAGELGLAGVDVAIVERRANQDLIGSRAGGLHARTIEVLDQRGIADRFLSQGQVAQVAGFAQIRLDISDFPTRHPYGLGLWQNQIERILAEWVGELGVRIYRGTEVATLAQDDNGVDVGLSDGRVMRAGYLVGCDGGRSVVRKAAGIEFPGWDATTSYLLAEADMDYEDDQPPPWGIRRDALGVHALSTTEEGGPVRIMVTEKRLRNSGEPTVHDASRALVAVYGTDYGIHSPRWISRFTDAARQAASYRVRRVLVAGDAAHVHHPVGGQGLNTGVQDAVNLGWKLAQVVNNTSRDSLLDTYHAERHPIAARVLRNSIAQLALLRADDGTEALRETMGELLGMEEPRKRFAAMMSGLGIRYDLGEGHPLLGRRMPDLDLITADGPLRVFALLRDGRPVLLNFGSAGRIDIASWAGRVRVVDAKHEGDWELPALGTVCAPTAVLIRPDGYVAWTGEGTDPALRDALTAWFGPPAG; translated from the coding sequence ATGCTCGCCGGCGAATTGGGTTTGGCCGGCGTCGACGTCGCGATCGTCGAGCGGCGCGCCAACCAGGATTTGATCGGATCGCGCGCCGGGGGTCTGCACGCTCGCACCATCGAAGTCCTCGATCAGCGCGGCATCGCCGATCGATTCTTGTCGCAGGGACAGGTGGCGCAGGTGGCGGGTTTCGCCCAGATTCGGCTGGACATCAGCGACTTTCCCACCCGCCACCCGTACGGACTGGGGCTGTGGCAGAACCAGATCGAACGAATCCTGGCCGAGTGGGTCGGCGAACTCGGCGTGCGCATCTATCGCGGCACAGAGGTGGCCACCCTCGCCCAGGACGACAACGGCGTCGACGTCGGCCTGTCCGATGGCCGGGTGATGCGGGCGGGCTATCTCGTCGGGTGCGACGGCGGACGCAGCGTGGTCCGCAAGGCAGCCGGCATCGAATTTCCGGGGTGGGATGCCACGACGAGCTATCTGCTCGCCGAGGCGGACATGGACTACGAAGATGACCAGCCGCCGCCGTGGGGTATCCGCCGCGACGCGCTCGGAGTCCACGCCCTGTCCACCACCGAGGAGGGCGGGCCGGTGCGAATCATGGTCACCGAGAAGCGCCTCCGGAACTCCGGCGAACCCACGGTGCACGATGCGAGCCGGGCGCTCGTCGCCGTCTACGGGACGGATTACGGAATCCACAGTCCCCGTTGGATTTCCCGCTTCACCGATGCCGCCCGGCAGGCCGCGTCCTATCGCGTCCGACGGGTGCTGGTCGCCGGCGACGCCGCGCACGTCCATCACCCGGTCGGCGGGCAGGGTCTGAACACCGGCGTCCAGGATGCCGTGAATCTGGGATGGAAGCTGGCCCAGGTGGTCAACAACACGTCACGCGACAGCCTCCTCGACACCTATCACGCCGAACGGCACCCGATCGCCGCGCGGGTGCTGCGCAACTCGATCGCGCAGCTGGCGCTCCTTCGCGCGGACGACGGCACCGAGGCGCTGCGAGAAACGATGGGCGAGCTGCTGGGCATGGAGGAGCCTCGCAAACGGTTCGCCGCGATGATGTCCGGGCTGGGCATCCGCTACGACCTCGGGGAGGGGCACCCGCTGCTGGGGCGCCGCATGCCCGACCTGGACCTGATCACCGCTGACGGTCCGCTGCGGGTGTTTGCCCTCCTGCGGGACGGCCGGCCCGTTCTGCTCAACTTCGGCTCGGCCGGGCGCATCGACATCGCGTCGTGGGCGGGACGGGTGCGTGTGGTCGACGCGAAACACGAAGGGGATTGGGAACTTCCGGCACTGGGGACGGTGTGCGCCCCAACGGCGGTGTTGATCCGTCCGGACGGATATGTTGCCTGGACCGGTGAGGGAACCGACCCGGCGCTGCGTGATGCCCTCACCGCCTGGTTCGGGCCACCGGCCGGGTGA